The sequence CTTTGCGAAATTCGCGCATTTTTTTGACCAGACCAGCTGTCGTTATAGTAAAAATTGTTTTTATCATAACCTGTAATAGTAATCGCGTGAACGGAAAAACCGTGGAAATTACTAACCCAAGCTACGACCGGACGTTTTTTATTCAGCTGATTTTTAATACCAGTTAAATTCGTTCCAGTCATATTCTTCGCAGTGCCAGTATATTTTTTCACTTGGTTTACTAAAGCGGGAGGATAAATCGTCCAGCCACTTTTAGAGAACGGATTCCCGACAAAACCATAATTTGGATTGGACTTATGACGTTTCATTTCTTTGGCAAGTTTGACTTTATCAACATTTTTTCCAGCGTAGCGCAGCATCATCGCAATATTTGTAATCTCGCAACCCGTTGGCAATTGTGGACGTTGAACGATTAAAGGTACGTTCATTTGCACGATTTTTGGCGTTGAAGGTTTTGGTGCCGGTGCGGTAGTTACGGCCTTGACGTATTTCCCAGATACGTAGCCATTTTTCCCTTTAAAACTAAATCGATACCAGTTATTCGATGTTTTTGCGATGGCTTTGAATTTTGTATTAGTCTTAAGCCAACCAATAACTTTCCCAGAAGTTGCGTTAGTTGAGCGAACATTAAGGCTTGCAGTTGTTACCATCTGCTTGTTGATCACCGTCTCTTTTGCCGCCGCCTGACCTGCTGTAGAAACACTAAATACACTAAAAACTAAACCAATAACAAGTATCCATTTCCCCCATTTATTAAAAAAAGTCCCCATAACTTCCCCCTTTGATACAGATTACTTATGTATACCCTGTTTTTGAAAAATAAAAAGAAAACGCTTGCATAAACCAAATGACCGTGGTACTATAAAAATGAACTTAACGTGTTAACCGGTTATTGATAAAAAGTTCAGTGATAGCAGGCTAATTCAAGTTTGCAATCAAAAAAATATCATGGTACCATTAACCTAAAACTTAACGTGTTAACACGCGGGATGCTTTAGGGGGAATTTATTATGGCAGAACCAAAATACGCTATTATAATTAATGATATCAAGCGATTAATTAGTGACGGAACTTTTAAGCCCGGGGAAAAAATTTATTCAGAAGATGAACTGAAAAAGAAATACAATGTTAGTAATACGACAGTTGTTCGCGCTTTACATGAATTAGTAAGAGCTGGGATTTTAGCACGTTATCAAGGAAAAGGCACATACGTTAGTAAATCCATTATTAACGAAGAAGTTATTTTTAATGAATATACAACAGTGCCGAACGGAAAATTCAATCGCAAAACAAAAATTGCTAACGAACATACAAGAGTCGTTGCAATTAATGAAATTCAGGATGCGCGAATTGCTAAAAATTTACAAATCCCACCTGAAAACATGATTGTTCATTTCCAACGAATCCGTCTCATTGATGATGTTCCTTGGACCGTTCAAAATAACTATATGGCAAAATCCAATTTGATCAACGTAGACTTAACGAATCTTGAGAGGTTTAATTCTTTATCTGAGGTTATTAAAGAGCTTTATGGCATTAATATTTTGCACGAAGCGATGAAAGAGCGGATTCAAGTCGAATTTCCAGTAAAAGATAAAAATAATTTTAAATTACTCGAAATTGATACCGAATTACCACTTTATCACATTGAAAGAATAACTTATGTGCCAGAGGGGAAACCCTATGAATATATTGAAAGCTATTTACGGCATAATTTTTACTCTATTGAAATTGAAAAGAAAAAACAATAGAAGGGAGTTAATTACTTGGATTATATTATCGCAGCACATGGCCGGTACGCGCAGGAAGTGAAAAATAGCTGCCAGATGATTACTGGCCAAACAACCAATATCAGAGCAATTACTTTTACGGAAGAAATGGGGGTGACAGATGTATTAGACGCCTACACGGACGTTTACTTACCAGGAAATGAAACCGCTATCATTGTTGATATTGTTGGTGGTACACCGTGTAATGCGGCTCAAATTTTTAGTGCGAAACATCCAGAAGTCAAAGTTTTATCAGGTTTGTCGCTCGGATTAATCATTCCACTTAGCCTTGGAGAAAGTTTGGAGGAAGCAATGCTTGGGGCAAAAGAAAATATTCAATTTGTGGGATTAAAAGCGAGTCATATGATTGTAAGTGATGAAGGGGAGGAAGAGGACTGATGGGAAGTAACGGAATTAAACACGTACGCGTAGATGAGAGATTAATTCACGGACAAGTAGCAACAATGTGGACCAATACAATAAAAGCAACGCGAATTATGATTGTTGACGATGCTGTTGTAAAAAATGAAATGGAAAAAGTTGCCTTAAAAACCGCAGCACCGGCTGGTGTCAAACTAAGTATTCTGACAGTAAAAGGCGCAGCAAATAATATCAATAATGATAAATACGCAGGTCAGCAAGTTTTCTTAATCGTAAAATCACCTCATGCTCTTCGCGGTTTAGTGGATGCAGGCGTAGAACTTCCCCAAATCAATGTTGGAAATATGTCGACTAAAGCGGGGAGCCGCCAAATCAAAAAATCAGTTAGCGTGACAGATGAAAATTTGGAAGATTTTGATTATTTATTGCAAAAAGGCATTAAAATCACTGCTCAAATGGTTCCGAGTGAAGATGCGGTTGAATTTGCAAGTTTATTAAAAAAATAAGTAATAAGAAGGGAGAACGACAATGGATTTAGCAGTTTGGCAGATTATATTGTTAGTTATACTTGCAGCTTGTACCATTCTTGATGCTTTAACTTTAGTAATAGGACTTAATTTCCCTGTCATAACAGGAACGCTCGCTGGAATCATTATGGGTGACATGGTGCTCGGACTTGCGATTGGTGCAACATTACAGCTGATGGTTTTAGGTGTCGGCACATACGGCGGGGCATCGATTCCTGACTTTACAACGGGAGCAATCGTCGGAACAGTTTTTGCCGTTTTGTCAGGTCAGGATGCGGAATTTGCGATTGGACTTGCAATTCCAGTGGGACTTTTAATGGTTCAATTAGATATTTTAGCAAGATTTACGAATACATTTTTCTTACACCGGATTGATTCTAACATCGCTTCGGGCAACCTTTCGGCGGTTAAAAGGAACATTTGGTACGGAGCTTTACCATGGGCTTTATCACGCGCAGTTCCCGTATTTATCATGTTGACTTTTGGACAAAGCGTGGTTGATTTTATTCTTAACGAAATTCCAGAATGGCTAATGGGCGGTCTTCGTGTAGCGGGTGGAATTCTTCCGGTAGTTGGTATCGCGATTCTCCTTCGTTACTTACCAACAAACAAATTTGTCGCTTATTTAATTATCGGATTTGTAGCAGCAGCTTATCTAAAAGTACCAATGCTAGGCGTAGCGCTAATTGGTGTAGCATTAGCAATCATCTACTTCAAACAAAATTTCAAAAATCCAGTAGCTGCAGGAGCAAATGGTGTAGCGCTAGTTGGGGAGGAGAATGAAGATGGCGAATACGAAGACTGAGCAGGATTTTGAAAAAGTCCTCAAGAGACGCGATTTAATAGCAGCAAACTTTCGTTGGTTGTTTGCCAGCCAAATCTGTTGGAACTATGAGCGAATGATGTCGACTGGTTATCTTTATAGTATTTTGCCAACGCTTCGGAAACTGTATAAAACAGACGATGATTTAAAAGATATGATGAATATGCACAACCAATTTTTCAATACGAATCCGATGGTTGGTGGTTTGATTTTAGGAATGGATATGGCGATTGAAGAACGAGAAAAGAAAGCATCCAAAGAGGTCGTAACCGGTTTGAAGACTGGATTAATGGGACCGTTTGCGGGTGTTGGTGATACCATTTTCGGAGTTATTTTGCCGACGATTTTCGGATCAATTGCAGCGTATATGGGACTTCAAGGTAATGTGACAGGTGTAGTTATCTGGGTATTAGTTAATATTTTAGTGGTTGGAGCTAGATTCACTTTACTTCCACTTGGATACAAGCAAGGTGCGAAGCTAGTCACGGAATTTGCAGACAGACTTAACGCGTTAACCGATGCAGCGATTCTTCTCGGGGTCACGGTCGTTGGGGCTTTAATACCAACTGTCATCAAAGCAACCGTGCCATTTGTTTATAAATCAGGAAAAGTAGAACTCAAAATGCAAGACATGCTGGATCAAATCATGCCGTCACTCGTTCCTGTCTTACTCGTGGCACTAATCTATGCACTCTTAGGCCACAAAAAAATGACATCTACGAAAGCAATTTTATTAGTAATGGTAATTGCGATTATTTTATTCAACCTAAAAATTCTAGGTTAAAATATAAAAATTGGAGGAATAGACAAAATGGGCTTAACATTTTTTGACAAAGCGCGTGAATTAACGGACGAACTGGAAAAGACACAGGCGGAAAACATTCATCAAGCAGCAAAACTAGTAGCAGATAGCATTATGAATGACGGGATTATTCAAGCATTTGGTAGTGGGCATTCATATGCCGCAGCCATTGAAGTATGTGGAAGAGCAGGAGGACTTATTCCATCAAAAGTAATTATGGATCCAGCTGGAGGCTACTATGAATCCATTGAGGGTGTAGGTTCTTTATTAACTCATAGATTGCAAGCAAAACCAAATGATATCTTCTTCCTTATATCTAATTCGGGCCGTAATCCGATGGGAATCGAACTTGCAGAATGGATCAAATCACAGGGCTGTAAATTGATTGTTGTAACGGCACTTGATGCCTCGCAAACGGCAGCTTCCAGACACTCTTCTGGCAAATTGTTGTACGAGTTTGCGGATGTTATTTTAGATAATCGCTCGGTTCAAGGGGATGCGGCACTTGAATTAGATGGTTTGGAAGGAAAAGTATGCGGAACCTCTTCATTCTCAGCCGTTCTGCTTCTCCAACAAACAATTTATGAAGCGGTAGAACTCATGCTTGAAAAAGGCTACACACCACCAGTTTATCGCAGTGCAAATATTGATGGTGGCTACGAATACAATTTTGCTATTGAAGATAAGTTCGCTGATCGGATTTTCCACTTATAATAAAAATGGGGCGCGAAAATGAACATTATTTTCGCGCTTTTTGGAGGTTAGATGATGCTTTTAAAAGAAGCCTGTATTGAAAATATTACTAATCTGGTAAATGTTATTGAAGCTGGAGCTAATCGAGTGGAACTTTGTGATAATCTAGCGGAGGGCGGAACATCGGTTAGCTACGGGGTTGCGAAATATGTGGTGAAAATTTGCCACGAACAAAATGTAAGTGTAATGGCAATGGTCCGTCCCCGAAAAGGCAATTTTGTTTATACAAAAGAAGAAATTTCAGTTATGATTGATGATATTTTGATGTACAAGAAAATGGCAGTTGATGGCGTGGTTTTTGGCTGTATTACGGATGCAGGATTGCTAGATAAACCAGCCACAAATGAATTATTGAAAGCCGCAGAAAATCTGGAAGTAACTTTTCACATGGCGTTTGATGAGTTAGTAGAAACAGAAAAATTACCTGCAATAGACTGGTTAGCTGAGCAAGGCGTTACGCGAATTCTTACGCACGGTGGTGACGGCGCTAAACTTCCCGAAGAAACTTTTGTTCAGTGGCAAAAATATATTGATTACGCAGCGGGACGAATCATTATTTTACCAGGTGGAGGAATTAAATCGCACAATATGGAATGGATTAAAAAAGAAACAGGAGCGGTTGAAATACATGGCACTGACTTGTTTGGGGAGCGCTAAAACTCCCCAAATAAAAAAATTTTAAAAAAAGGCTTGCAACCGTTTTCTTTATATGATATATTTATCTCATCACAAAGGATTGTTACCAATTCATTGGGCAAAACCTAAGCTGATTTGTAGGACACGTGTATACGTGAAGTCCTCGAATGAGCTTAGGTTTTTCTTTTTGCCCAAAAACCCAAAAAGAGGAAGGAAGTCGTCAAAATGAAATATGAACAGTTAGCAAAAGACATCTTGAAAAATGTCGGCGGAAAAGAAAATATTAACAGTGTTTTCCATTGTATTACCAGACTTCGGTTTAAACTGAAAGATGAGAATATTGCGAACACAAAAGAAATTGAAAAGCTTGATGGAGTAATCTCCGTAATTAAAAGCGGTGGTCAATATCAAGTAGTTATTGGTAACCATGTACCAGACGTATTTAAAGCAGTATTAGAAGTTGGTGGGATTGCAGCTGAAGGAGACGATAGTAGCGCTCCAGCAAGTGGTAACATCTTCAACCGCTTCATTGATATGATTTCTGGCGTATTTACACCAGTTCTAGGTGTATTAGCCGCAACAGGTATGATTAAAGGTTTCACAGCAATGTTTGCAGCATTTGGTTGGATTACAGTTACTTCAGGTACTTACCAACTACTTTATGCAATTGGGGATTGTTTATTCTACTTCTTCCCAATCTTCCTAGGTTACACAGCAATGAAAAAATTCGGCGGAAACATATTTATCGGGATGGCAATTGGTGCTTCCCTAGTTTATCCAACACTTGCAGGTATTTCAGCAGGTGACCCAATTTACACACTTTTCCAAGGAACAATTTTTGAATCTCCAATTCACGTAACATTCTTAGGAATTCCAGTTATCTTGATGTCTTATGCATCTTCTGTTATTCCAATTATTTTAGCAACATACTTTGGTTCAAAAGTAGAAAAAGGCTTCAAAAAAATCATTCCAGATGTAATTAAAACTTTCGTAGTTCCATTCTGTACATTATTATTAGTAGTTCCACTTACTTTCCTTGTAATCGGACCAATCGCAACTTGGGCTGGTCAACTACTTGGAGCAGGAACAATTTGGATTTACAACTTAAGCCCAGTAGTTGCTGGTTTAATCTTAGGTGGTTTCTGGCAAGTATTCGTTATCTTTGGACTTCACTGGGGTCTTATTCCAGTGGCAATCAACAACTTAACAACACTTGGAGCAGATCCAGTACTTGCAATGATGTTCGGTGCTTCTTTTGCCCAAATCGGTGCAGTATTAGCAGTATTCTTCAAAACTAAAAATACAAAACTTAAATCTCTTAGTATTCCAGCATTTATTTCCGGTATCTTTGGTGTAACTGAGCCAGCGATTTACGGGGTTACTTTACCACTGAAAAAACCATTCATCATGAGCTGTATCGCTGGTGGTATTGGCGGCGGAATCATTGGTTTTGCAAGTGCAAAAGCTTATATCATGGGTGGACTTGGAATCTTCGGTCTTCCTAACTTCATTCAACCAGGCGCTGGTATTTCAGCTGCATTTTGGTGGGTAATTGCTGCAATGGTTATCAGCTTTATCCTTGGTTTCATCTTAACTTATGTAGCAGGATTCAAAGATCCAGCTGAAGCAGTAGTAGAACCATCTAACACAGTAGAAGGCGAAACTTTAATCGAACGTGAAACAATTCCAGCTCCAGTAGTTGGCGAAATCGTAACTTTAGCAGACGTAAAAGACGAAGCATTTTCATCCGGTGCACTTGGAAAAGGTGTTGCAATCATCCCAACTGTTGGACGTGTAGTAGCTCCAGCAGCAGGAACAGTAACAACTATCTTCCCAACTGGCCATGCAATCGGTATTACAACTAAAGACGGTGCAGAAGTATTAATCCACATCGGTATGGATACAGTTCAACTAGAAGGTAAATTCTTCACAGCACACGTGAAACAAGGCGACGTAATCGAAAAAGGTCAATTACTAACTGAATTTGATATTGAAGGCATCAAAGCTGCTGGATATGACGTTACAACTCCAGTAGTAGTAACCAACTCCAATCAATATTTAGACGTAATGATTACAGATGCAAAAGAAGCAAAACTAGAAGAACGTTTAATCACACTAGTAATTTAAGACATTTAAATAAACAGCTTGGGCAGTAATTTGCTCAAGCTGTTTTTATGTTATACTGAGAAAAAAACGGACGGTGAAGCACCTATGCTAGTAAAAGGCGATACAGTGGGTATTATTTGTTGTTCTGATGGTCGAAAAAAAGAAGATGAGAACAGAATTGCGCAGCTTGAGCAAGTGCTAAAAACAGAATTTAGCTTACAAGTAATTTTTGCTGAAACTATTTTTCAAAAAGCTGAATCGCCATTTAGCGGTACTCCGCAAGATCGTGCGATAGAACTGATGAAATTATACCAGCGTTCAGATGTGCAAATAATCTTTGATATTTCTGGTGGAGATGCAGCCAATCAAGTATTGCCTTATCTTGATTTTGATATTATCCGAAATGCGCAAAAGCCGTTTGTTGGCTATAGTGATCTAACGGTAATTTTGAATGCTATTTATACGAAAACAGAACAACTGGGTTATAATTATCAATTGCTTAATTTAGTCGGCAAAGATAGTGAGTTGCAGCAGAGTTATTTTAGAAATACCTTTTTTGAAAATCGTTTATTAATTAGCGGAGAGCAGCTTAATGAGTTTGCGTGGCGTGATGGCGATGTTATTGGAGGAAACATTCGCTGCTTTTTAAAGTTAGCAGGAACAGATTTTATGCCTGATTTCACCAATAAAATAATTTTGTTAGAAAGTCTCGGTGGGAAAGAGGCGAAGATTGCATCATATGTGGCTCAATTAGAGCAATTAGGAGCGTTTTCTAAATGTTTAGGCATTATTGTGGGGCAACATTCAGAAGCAGAGGAAAACGGTGAATATGAAAGAATTGGTTGCTTATATCAACAAATTGGTTGGAAGTATAAGTTGCCGATTTTCCGAACAAGCGAAATAGGGCATAGTGTAGATGCAAAACCATGCTTAATTGGTGCAAAAGTTAATGTTTCACGTGAAACATTAACAAATTTTTAATAATTTTATTGCGAAATGTTCATAATTAACCTTTAATATAGAACTTGTAAGCAAGGAATACAATTAGTTTTACTCCCTTTTTGCTAATTGTAAACTTCCTTAAAATCCTA comes from Listeria monocytogenes and encodes:
- a CDS encoding SIS domain-containing protein → MGLTFFDKARELTDELEKTQAENIHQAAKLVADSIMNDGIIQAFGSGHSYAAAIEVCGRAGGLIPSKVIMDPAGGYYESIEGVGSLLTHRLQAKPNDIFFLISNSGRNPMGIELAEWIKSQGCKLIVVTALDASQTAASRHSSGKLLYEFADVILDNRSVQGDAALELDGLEGKVCGTSSFSAVLLLQQTIYEAVELMLEKGYTPPVYRSANIDGGYEYNFAIEDKFADRIFHL
- a CDS encoding C39 family peptidase — translated: MGTFFNKWGKWILVIGLVFSVFSVSTAGQAAAKETVINKQMVTTASLNVRSTNATSGKVIGWLKTNTKFKAIAKTSNNWYRFSFKGKNGYVSGKYVKAVTTAPAPKPSTPKIVQMNVPLIVQRPQLPTGCEITNIAMMLRYAGKNVDKVKLAKEMKRHKSNPNYGFVGNPFSKSGWTIYPPALVNQVKKYTGTAKNMTGTNLTGIKNQLNKKRPVVAWVSNFHGFSVHAITITGYDKNNFYYNDSWSGQKNARISQSYFNTCWSKQAKRAISY
- a CDS encoding beta-glucoside-specific PTS transporter subunit IIABC, which gives rise to MKYEQLAKDILKNVGGKENINSVFHCITRLRFKLKDENIANTKEIEKLDGVISVIKSGGQYQVVIGNHVPDVFKAVLEVGGIAAEGDDSSAPASGNIFNRFIDMISGVFTPVLGVLAATGMIKGFTAMFAAFGWITVTSGTYQLLYAIGDCLFYFFPIFLGYTAMKKFGGNIFIGMAIGASLVYPTLAGISAGDPIYTLFQGTIFESPIHVTFLGIPVILMSYASSVIPIILATYFGSKVEKGFKKIIPDVIKTFVVPFCTLLLVVPLTFLVIGPIATWAGQLLGAGTIWIYNLSPVVAGLILGGFWQVFVIFGLHWGLIPVAINNLTTLGADPVLAMMFGASFAQIGAVLAVFFKTKNTKLKSLSIPAFISGIFGVTEPAIYGVTLPLKKPFIMSCIAGGIGGGIIGFASAKAYIMGGLGIFGLPNFIQPGAGISAAFWWVIAAMVISFILGFILTYVAGFKDPAEAVVEPSNTVEGETLIERETIPAPVVGEIVTLADVKDEAFSSGALGKGVAIIPTVGRVVAPAAGTVTTIFPTGHAIGITTKDGAEVLIHIGMDTVQLEGKFFTAHVKQGDVIEKGQLLTEFDIEGIKAAGYDVTTPVVVTNSNQYLDVMITDAKEAKLEERLITLVI
- a CDS encoding PTS mannose/fructose/sorbose/N-acetylgalactosamine transporter subunit IIC, whose translation is MDLAVWQIILLVILAACTILDALTLVIGLNFPVITGTLAGIIMGDMVLGLAIGATLQLMVLGVGTYGGASIPDFTTGAIVGTVFAVLSGQDAEFAIGLAIPVGLLMVQLDILARFTNTFFLHRIDSNIASGNLSAVKRNIWYGALPWALSRAVPVFIMLTFGQSVVDFILNEIPEWLMGGLRVAGGILPVVGIAILLRYLPTNKFVAYLIIGFVAAAYLKVPMLGVALIGVALAIIYFKQNFKNPVAAGANGVALVGEENEDGEYED
- a CDS encoding copper homeostasis protein CutC, with amino-acid sequence MLLKEACIENITNLVNVIEAGANRVELCDNLAEGGTSVSYGVAKYVVKICHEQNVSVMAMVRPRKGNFVYTKEEISVMIDDILMYKKMAVDGVVFGCITDAGLLDKPATNELLKAAENLEVTFHMAFDELVETEKLPAIDWLAEQGVTRILTHGGDGAKLPEETFVQWQKYIDYAAGRIIILPGGGIKSHNMEWIKKETGAVEIHGTDLFGER
- a CDS encoding PTS system mannose/fructose/N-acetylgalactosamine-transporter subunit IIB, whose product is MGSNGIKHVRVDERLIHGQVATMWTNTIKATRIMIVDDAVVKNEMEKVALKTAAPAGVKLSILTVKGAANNINNDKYAGQQVFLIVKSPHALRGLVDAGVELPQINVGNMSTKAGSRQIKKSVSVTDENLEDFDYLLQKGIKITAQMVPSEDAVEFASLLKK
- a CDS encoding S66 peptidase family protein encodes the protein MLVKGDTVGIICCSDGRKKEDENRIAQLEQVLKTEFSLQVIFAETIFQKAESPFSGTPQDRAIELMKLYQRSDVQIIFDISGGDAANQVLPYLDFDIIRNAQKPFVGYSDLTVILNAIYTKTEQLGYNYQLLNLVGKDSELQQSYFRNTFFENRLLISGEQLNEFAWRDGDVIGGNIRCFLKLAGTDFMPDFTNKIILLESLGGKEAKIASYVAQLEQLGAFSKCLGIIVGQHSEAEENGEYERIGCLYQQIGWKYKLPIFRTSEIGHSVDAKPCLIGAKVNVSRETLTNF
- a CDS encoding PTS sugar transporter subunit IIA, which codes for MDYIIAAHGRYAQEVKNSCQMITGQTTNIRAITFTEEMGVTDVLDAYTDVYLPGNETAIIVDIVGGTPCNAAQIFSAKHPEVKVLSGLSLGLIIPLSLGESLEEAMLGAKENIQFVGLKASHMIVSDEGEEED
- a CDS encoding GntR family transcriptional regulator translates to MAEPKYAIIINDIKRLISDGTFKPGEKIYSEDELKKKYNVSNTTVVRALHELVRAGILARYQGKGTYVSKSIINEEVIFNEYTTVPNGKFNRKTKIANEHTRVVAINEIQDARIAKNLQIPPENMIVHFQRIRLIDDVPWTVQNNYMAKSNLINVDLTNLERFNSLSEVIKELYGINILHEAMKERIQVEFPVKDKNNFKLLEIDTELPLYHIERITYVPEGKPYEYIESYLRHNFYSIEIEKKKQ
- a CDS encoding PTS system mannose/fructose/sorbose family transporter subunit IID produces the protein MKMANTKTEQDFEKVLKRRDLIAANFRWLFASQICWNYERMMSTGYLYSILPTLRKLYKTDDDLKDMMNMHNQFFNTNPMVGGLILGMDMAIEEREKKASKEVVTGLKTGLMGPFAGVGDTIFGVILPTIFGSIAAYMGLQGNVTGVVIWVLVNILVVGARFTLLPLGYKQGAKLVTEFADRLNALTDAAILLGVTVVGALIPTVIKATVPFVYKSGKVELKMQDMLDQIMPSLVPVLLVALIYALLGHKKMTSTKAILLVMVIAIILFNLKILG